A window of the Burkholderia sp. 9120 genome harbors these coding sequences:
- the pdeR gene encoding cyclic di-GMP phosphodiesterase, with protein sequence MNDDQHEQVLFAQFGTSSPCWRLSTDSNALELTPVTGDVPANVAIPLNPQQASQIRCLTGVTSHLIFDVRLFGEPLRLHLVGKKLNSNTWAGTASAYDDTESVARDLVHGLSFAEQVVSEVNSVVVIVDRHGRIQRFNRLAEELTGVKEENIIGRNVWALFMSTEDGAASSQNIAGFFNRGVSYEVERRIKTVHGERLFLFRNKFVQSGSGVEEQFLICSGTDITEERLAQERLTLLANTDALTGLANRNAIQDKIRVAIEEAAPGEAVGVLFLDLDNFKKVNDHYGHVFGDRLIRDVSSAISTCLNEGDVLARLGGDEFIVLAAKGTAHELEATAQRILERMRTPFALGLVEVYTGCSIGIACYPEHGDSLESLIRSADTAMYVAKDEGKRTHRVFSPDMNRRVAEYMWLDTNLRRGLDEGQLTLHYQPKLSLATGTVQGAEALVRWNSPERGQIMPAEFIRYAEESGLIGVLGRWVMNTAAKQAARWKADGYNLRIAINVSARQLVDTAVVRHFTEALQNASLDPCLIDLELTESCLIEDEAAALELIKQFRVLGAQVHLDDFGTGYSSLSQLGRIPLDLIKLDRSFVRSINADTKAQALVRSMVAVAQELDLKVVAEGIETESEELFMKGLGVDYVQGFLYGQAMPAAEFERWLQDRQKLRLIA encoded by the coding sequence ATGAACGACGACCAACACGAGCAGGTGCTTTTTGCCCAGTTCGGCACAAGCAGCCCATGCTGGCGTCTGTCGACCGACAGCAACGCGCTTGAACTCACGCCCGTTACCGGCGACGTACCCGCCAATGTCGCGATTCCGCTGAACCCTCAACAAGCTTCGCAGATTCGTTGCCTGACCGGCGTCACCTCGCATCTGATCTTCGACGTGCGCCTCTTCGGCGAACCGTTGCGTCTGCATCTGGTCGGCAAAAAACTCAACAGCAACACCTGGGCCGGCACCGCGTCCGCGTACGACGACACCGAATCGGTGGCGCGCGATCTGGTGCATGGTCTGTCGTTCGCCGAACAGGTCGTCTCCGAAGTGAATTCGGTCGTGGTGATCGTGGACCGGCATGGGCGAATACAACGCTTCAACCGGCTGGCCGAAGAACTCACCGGCGTCAAGGAAGAGAACATCATCGGCCGCAACGTGTGGGCGCTGTTCATGTCCACCGAAGACGGCGCCGCCTCCAGCCAGAACATTGCCGGCTTCTTCAATCGCGGCGTGTCGTATGAAGTCGAGCGGCGTATCAAGACGGTGCACGGCGAACGGCTCTTCCTGTTCCGCAATAAATTCGTCCAGAGCGGCAGCGGCGTCGAAGAGCAATTCCTGATCTGCTCGGGCACCGACATCACCGAAGAACGCCTCGCGCAGGAACGGCTCACCCTGCTGGCCAATACCGACGCGCTCACCGGCCTCGCCAACCGCAACGCGATCCAGGACAAGATCCGCGTCGCGATCGAAGAAGCCGCGCCCGGTGAAGCGGTCGGCGTGCTGTTCCTCGATCTCGACAACTTCAAGAAGGTCAACGACCACTACGGTCACGTGTTCGGCGACCGGCTGATCCGCGACGTGTCGTCGGCCATCAGCACCTGCCTGAACGAAGGCGACGTGCTCGCGCGACTCGGCGGCGACGAGTTCATCGTGCTCGCGGCCAAGGGCACCGCGCACGAACTCGAAGCCACCGCGCAGCGCATTCTCGAACGCATGCGCACGCCGTTCGCACTGGGCCTCGTGGAGGTCTACACCGGCTGCTCGATCGGCATTGCGTGCTATCCGGAACACGGCGACAGTCTCGAATCGCTGATCCGTTCGGCCGACACGGCCATGTACGTCGCCAAAGACGAAGGCAAGCGCACGCACCGCGTGTTCTCGCCGGACATGAACCGCCGGGTCGCCGAGTACATGTGGCTCGACACCAACCTGCGCCGCGGGCTCGACGAAGGCCAGCTAACGTTGCACTACCAGCCCAAGCTGTCGCTCGCCACTGGCACGGTGCAAGGCGCCGAAGCGCTGGTGCGCTGGAATTCGCCGGAGCGCGGGCAGATCATGCCGGCGGAGTTCATCCGCTATGCGGAGGAATCCGGTCTGATCGGCGTGCTCGGCCGCTGGGTCATGAACACCGCCGCGAAGCAGGCCGCCAGGTGGAAAGCAGACGGCTACAACCTGCGCATCGCGATCAACGTGTCGGCGCGGCAACTGGTCGATACGGCCGTGGTGCGTCATTTCACCGAGGCGCTGCAGAACGCCAGTCTCGACCCTTGCCTGATCGATCTCGAGCTCACCGAGAGCTGCCTGATCGAAGACGAAGCGGCCGCACTGGAGCTCATCAAACAGTTCCGCGTGCTCGGCGCGCAGGTGCATCTGGACGACTTCGGCACCGGCTACTCATCGCTGTCGCAACTGGGCCGCATTCCGCTCGACCTGATCAAGCTCGACCGCAGCTTCGTGCGCTCGATCAACGCCGACACCAAGGCGCAGGCGCTCGTGCGCTCCATGGTGGCGGTCGCGCAGGAGCTGGATCTGAAGGTGGTGGCCGAGGGGATCGAAACCGAATCGGAAGAACTGTTCATGAAGGGACTCGGCGTCGATTACGTGCAGGGCTTCCTGTACGGCCAGGCCATGCCGGCCGCTGAATTCGAACGCTGGTTGCAGGATAGACAGAAGCTCAGGCTGATTGCCTGA
- a CDS encoding DEAD/DEAH box helicase, with amino-acid sequence MTSAKTKPTAALNAARPSKASRKAAGTTSAQSTTSTALNALNALTPFHPAVSNWFKKTFPAPTDAQTAAWPQIRSGRSTLVAAPTGSGKTLTAFLSALDDLVQQGLANGGALPDETLVVYISPLKALSNDIRINLQSPLQGIAEELAALGLPPLDIRTAVRTGDTTQQERNALKKRAPHILVTTPESLYVLLGSDSGRRMLATVRTVIVDEIHALAGSKRGSHLALSLERLDALCQRRLPRIGLSATQKPVSAVARFLVGGASLASSEPADCAIIDVGHIRARDLALEIPPVPLEAVMSNEVWERVYDRLAELVAMHRTTLVFVNTRRMAERAARHLTERLGKNAVAAHHGSLAKEHRFDAEQRLKRGELRVLIATASLELGIDIGDVELVCQMGSPRAIAPFLQRVGRSGHQVGGMPKGRLFPASRDDLIECAALLDCVQRGELDALRIPRAPLDVLAQQIVAEVSSAEWDEDALFDMMRHAAPYGDLEREQYDAVLRMLAEGYTSRNGPRGAYIHRDVVSGTLRGRRGGKLVAVTSGGTIPENADYAVVLEPQAINIGTVNEDFAVESLAGDVFQLGNASYRILRIESGRVRVEDAQGQPPNIPFWLGEAPGRSDELSFGVARLREQIGHLLEAQTETETHPAHLDHAIDWLIDTLGLDEAAARQIVDYLARARAALGVLPTQNTLVMERFFDESGGTQLVIHAPFGSRVNRAWGLALRKRFCRTFNFELQAAATEDAIVLSLTGSHSFVLDEVWRYLHSNSAEHLLIQALLDAPLFGVRWRWNATTALGLPRYTGGRKTAPQLQRMRSEDLLTSVFPEQAACLENVVGERELPRHPLVDQTVDDCLHDAMDSDTWLALLRRIEQGDVQLVARDLPAPSPLAAEILTAKPYAYLDDAPIEERRTQAVMNRRWTDPASADDLGALDADAIDSVRDEAWPQARNADEMHEALTGLACITEAEAQAHEDWPAWLAALAGSGRATRLQVSEKVALWLPAERLTGFQALYPDVPAARYAPPLVAPKGYAETLTADDALLDVLRARLTGFGPLPVEAIAQALTLPAASVEQTLTRLEAEGYVMRGRFTPHADVEEWCERHLLARIHRYTVKRLRREIEPVERHDFMRFLFAWQHLTPDTRSEGRDALAAVLDQMEGFQAAAGAWEDDILPARVKAYSNTSLDELCRAGKIVWTRLSDRARSSAGPVRSTPIVLLPRGQVRMWNALIDPSKQAALSARAQSVYDALAQHGAMFFDELLTEVRVLRMELESALGELVAAGLVNSDSFAGLRALLKPVAKRNAFPSNRRARSSALIGGMDDAGRWALVSRPAPAAEPVPTPAPERRRQLPPDVLEHVAMTLLRRYGVVFWRLLEREADWLPPWRDLLRVLQRLEARGVIRGGRFVNGLAGEQFALPEAIPLLREVRRHANDSAFVCVAGTDPLNLAGTLLVGERVPAVAGNRVLYRDGVVIATLVAGTFWFAPTVEENPVERERARGWLAKRFQGLHAV; translated from the coding sequence ATGACTTCGGCAAAGACAAAGCCCACCGCCGCGCTAAACGCGGCTCGCCCTTCCAAAGCGTCGCGCAAAGCGGCGGGCACAACCTCGGCCCAATCAACCACGTCCACCGCACTAAACGCACTAAACGCACTAACCCCCTTCCACCCCGCCGTCTCCAACTGGTTCAAAAAAACATTCCCCGCGCCCACCGACGCCCAAACCGCCGCATGGCCGCAAATCCGCAGCGGCCGCTCCACGCTGGTCGCCGCTCCGACCGGCTCCGGCAAAACCCTCACCGCCTTCCTCTCCGCACTCGACGATCTGGTCCAGCAAGGCCTCGCCAACGGCGGCGCCCTGCCCGATGAAACGCTGGTGGTCTACATCTCGCCGCTGAAAGCCCTTTCCAACGACATCCGCATCAACCTGCAATCTCCATTGCAAGGCATCGCCGAAGAACTCGCCGCGCTCGGCCTGCCGCCGCTCGATATCCGCACCGCCGTGCGCACCGGCGACACCACCCAGCAAGAGCGCAACGCGCTAAAAAAACGCGCGCCGCACATCCTGGTGACCACACCCGAATCGCTCTACGTGCTGCTCGGCTCGGACTCCGGCCGCCGCATGCTCGCCACCGTGCGCACGGTGATCGTCGATGAAATTCACGCGCTCGCGGGCAGCAAGCGCGGCAGTCATCTCGCGCTCAGCCTCGAACGGCTCGACGCGTTGTGCCAGCGTCGCTTGCCGCGTATCGGCCTGTCGGCCACGCAAAAGCCGGTCAGCGCGGTCGCACGCTTTCTGGTGGGCGGCGCAAGTCTCGCGAGCAGCGAGCCCGCCGACTGCGCGATCATCGACGTCGGCCATATCCGCGCCCGCGATCTCGCGCTGGAAATCCCGCCGGTGCCGCTCGAAGCGGTCATGTCGAACGAAGTGTGGGAACGCGTCTACGACCGCCTCGCCGAACTGGTGGCGATGCACCGCACCACGCTGGTGTTCGTCAACACGCGCCGCATGGCCGAACGCGCCGCGCGTCATCTGACCGAGCGGCTGGGCAAGAACGCGGTCGCCGCACATCACGGCAGCCTCGCGAAAGAACATCGTTTCGACGCCGAACAGCGCCTCAAACGCGGTGAATTGCGCGTGTTGATCGCGACGGCATCGCTGGAACTCGGCATCGATATCGGCGATGTCGAACTGGTCTGCCAGATGGGTTCGCCGCGCGCGATCGCGCCGTTCCTGCAACGCGTCGGACGCTCGGGCCATCAGGTCGGCGGCATGCCCAAAGGGCGGCTGTTTCCCGCCTCGCGCGACGATCTGATCGAATGCGCGGCGCTGCTCGATTGCGTGCAGCGCGGCGAACTCGATGCGCTGCGGATTCCGCGCGCGCCGCTCGACGTGCTCGCGCAGCAGATCGTCGCCGAAGTCTCCAGCGCCGAGTGGGACGAAGACGCGCTGTTCGACATGATGCGACACGCCGCGCCCTACGGGGATCTCGAACGCGAGCAGTACGACGCCGTGCTGCGCATGCTTGCCGAAGGCTACACGAGCCGCAACGGTCCGCGCGGCGCGTATATCCACCGCGACGTGGTGAGCGGCACGCTGCGCGGCCGGCGCGGCGGCAAGCTGGTGGCCGTGACCTCGGGCGGCACGATTCCCGAGAACGCCGACTACGCCGTCGTGCTCGAACCGCAGGCGATCAACATCGGCACCGTCAACGAAGACTTCGCGGTCGAAAGTCTGGCCGGCGACGTGTTCCAGCTCGGCAATGCGTCGTACCGGATTCTGCGGATCGAGAGCGGCCGCGTGCGGGTCGAGGACGCGCAAGGCCAGCCGCCGAATATTCCGTTCTGGCTCGGCGAAGCGCCGGGACGCAGCGACGAACTGTCGTTCGGCGTGGCGCGCTTAAGAGAGCAGATCGGGCATTTGCTCGAAGCGCAAACCGAAACCGAAACGCACCCCGCCCACCTCGACCACGCGATCGACTGGCTCATCGACACCCTCGGTCTCGACGAAGCCGCTGCGCGCCAGATCGTCGACTATCTCGCCCGCGCCCGCGCCGCGCTCGGCGTGCTGCCGACGCAAAACACGCTGGTCATGGAGCGTTTCTTCGACGAATCCGGTGGCACCCAACTCGTGATTCACGCGCCGTTCGGCAGCCGCGTGAACCGCGCGTGGGGACTCGCGCTGCGCAAGCGTTTTTGCCGGACCTTCAACTTCGAACTGCAAGCCGCCGCTACCGAGGACGCGATCGTCCTGTCGCTGACCGGCAGCCACTCGTTCGTGCTCGACGAAGTGTGGCGCTATCTGCATTCGAACAGCGCCGAACATCTGCTGATCCAGGCGCTGCTCGACGCGCCGCTGTTCGGCGTGCGCTGGCGCTGGAACGCGACCACCGCGCTCGGTTTGCCGCGTTACACCGGTGGCCGCAAAACCGCGCCGCAACTGCAGCGCATGCGCAGCGAAGACCTCCTCACAAGCGTGTTTCCGGAGCAGGCGGCGTGTCTGGAGAACGTCGTCGGCGAGCGCGAATTGCCGCGTCATCCGCTAGTCGACCAGACCGTCGACGACTGTCTGCACGACGCGATGGATAGTGACACCTGGCTGGCGCTGCTGCGCCGTATCGAACAGGGAGACGTGCAACTGGTGGCGCGTGATTTGCCGGCGCCATCGCCGCTGGCCGCCGAAATCCTGACCGCGAAACCGTACGCCTATCTGGACGACGCGCCGATCGAGGAACGCCGCACGCAGGCGGTGATGAATCGCCGCTGGACCGATCCCGCCAGCGCCGACGACCTTGGCGCACTCGACGCCGACGCGATCGACAGCGTGCGCGACGAAGCCTGGCCGCAGGCGCGCAACGCCGACGAGATGCACGAAGCGCTGACGGGCCTCGCCTGCATCACCGAGGCCGAAGCGCAGGCGCACGAAGACTGGCCCGCATGGCTCGCCGCGCTGGCCGGGTCGGGCCGCGCGACACGCCTGCAGGTCAGCGAAAAAGTCGCGCTGTGGCTGCCCGCCGAACGCCTCACCGGCTTCCAGGCGCTCTACCCTGACGTCCCGGCCGCTCGCTACGCGCCGCCGCTCGTCGCGCCCAAAGGCTACGCCGAAACCTTGACCGCCGACGACGCCCTGCTCGACGTCCTGCGCGCGCGCCTGACCGGCTTCGGCCCGCTGCCCGTCGAAGCGATCGCGCAAGCGCTCACTTTGCCGGCGGCATCGGTCGAACAGACGCTGACGCGCCTTGAAGCGGAAGGCTACGTAATGCGCGGCCGCTTCACGCCGCACGCCGACGTGGAAGAATGGTGCGAACGCCATCTGCTCGCACGCATCCACCGCTACACGGTGAAACGCTTGCGTCGCGAAATCGAGCCGGTGGAACGGCACGACTTCATGCGCTTTCTGTTCGCATGGCAGCACCTGACGCCCGACACACGCAGCGAGGGCCGCGACGCGCTCGCCGCGGTGCTCGACCAGATGGAAGGCTTCCAGGCCGCCGCGGGCGCGTGGGAAGACGACATCCTGCCGGCTCGCGTGAAGGCTTATTCGAACACTTCGCTCGACGAACTATGTCGGGCCGGCAAGATCGTCTGGACCCGTCTGAGCGACCGTGCGCGCAGTAGTGCCGGACCGGTTCGCAGCACACCGATCGTGCTGTTGCCGCGCGGCCAGGTGCGCATGTGGAACGCGTTGATCGATCCGTCGAAGCAAGCGGCGTTGTCGGCGCGCGCGCAAAGCGTCTACGACGCGCTGGCGCAACACGGCGCCATGTTCTTCGACGAACTGCTGACGGAAGTCCGCGTTTTGCGGATGGAACTGGAGAGCGCATTAGGCGAACTGGTGGCCGCCGGTCTCGTAAACTCGGACAGTTTCGCGGGCCTACGCGCGCTGCTGAAGCCCGTGGCCAAACGCAATGCGTTCCCCAGCAACCGGCGCGCGAGGTCGAGCGCATTGATCGGAGGAATGGACGATGCGGGTCGTTGGGCGCTGGTCAGCCGCCCGGCGCCCGCCGCCGAGCCAGTGCCCACACCTGCACCCGAGCGGCGCAGGCAGTTGCCGCCCGACGTGCTCGAACACGTCGCCATGACGCTGCTGCGCCGCTATGGCGTCGTGTTCTGGCGTCTGCTCGAACGCGAGGCCGACTGGCTGCCGCCGTGGCGCGATCTGCTGCGCGTGCTGCAGCGCCTCGAAGCGCGCGGCGTGATTCGCGGCGGACGCTTCGTCAACGGTCTAGCGGGCGAACAGTTTGCGTTGCCGGAAGCGATTCCCCTATTGCGAGAGGTTCGCCGCCATGCGAACGACAGTGCTTTTGTGTGCGTCGCCGGCACCGATCCGTTGAATCTGGCGGGCACCTTGCTTGTCGGCGAACGCGTGCCCGCCGTGGCCGGCAATCGGGTGCTGTATCGCGATGGCGTGGTGATCGCCACACTCGTGGCAGGGACTTTCTGGTTCGCGCCCACTGTGGAGGAAAACCCGGTCGAACGGGAGCGGGCACGCGGCTGGCTGGCAAAAAGGTTCCAGGGTTTGCACGCGGTTTGA
- a CDS encoding lysozyme inhibitor LprI family protein, protein MDEKPAACKTGLEKKITAWKKRRDASCKKSAVEENGGGSIVPMEIAACEADETERMTKVIRAKKCHDN, encoded by the coding sequence TTGGACGAGAAACCCGCTGCCTGCAAGACAGGACTCGAAAAGAAAATCACCGCGTGGAAGAAGCGCCGCGATGCAAGTTGCAAGAAGTCAGCAGTGGAGGAAAACGGCGGCGGTTCGATCGTTCCGATGGAAATTGCCGCCTGCGAGGCCGACGAGACAGAACGCATGACGAAGGTCATCCGGGCGAAAAAATGCCACGATAATTGA
- a CDS encoding M20 family metallopeptidase translates to MISDDTTQQTQRINHDTLREFVDRKWNDEIVPALTDYIAIPAKSPAFDPEWVKNGYLERVITDAAQWAEQQPVRGLKLEVIRLPGRTPVIFFETAATRSGSEETIVLYGHLDKQPEFDGWRNDLGPWTPKLENDKLYGRGGADDGYAIYASITALAALDAQGIERPRCVGLIETCEESGSYDLLPYVDVLRERLGKVGLVVCLDSGAGNYDQLWLTTSLRGLVAGDLEVQVLDEGIHSGGYGGIAPSSFRIMRQLFDRLEDSANGTLLPKGFHVQIPADRLREAEATAKILGDDVWKKLPWACGENGRQVLPTTTNPQEALLNSTWRPSLSVTGAAGMPALADAGNVLRPRTAFKLSLRLPPMIEAEKAVAELKALLEVDPPYNAKVTFKPDAGAASGWSAPDLAPWLATALNDASRQHYGADVAYMGQGGTIPLMNVLKAGFPKSQFMVCGVLGPKSNAHGPNEFLHVPYGKKLTAAVADVIAAAP, encoded by the coding sequence ATGATCTCCGACGATACGACCCAGCAGACCCAACGCATCAACCACGACACGCTACGCGAATTCGTCGACCGTAAATGGAACGATGAGATCGTGCCGGCGTTGACGGACTACATTGCGATTCCGGCGAAGAGCCCGGCGTTCGATCCCGAGTGGGTCAAGAACGGCTATCTGGAACGCGTGATCACCGACGCCGCGCAATGGGCCGAACAGCAACCCGTGCGCGGCCTGAAGCTCGAAGTGATCCGCTTGCCGGGCCGCACGCCGGTGATCTTCTTCGAAACGGCCGCGACCCGTTCGGGCAGCGAAGAAACCATCGTGCTGTACGGTCACCTCGACAAGCAGCCCGAGTTTGACGGCTGGCGCAACGACCTTGGGCCCTGGACGCCGAAGCTCGAGAACGACAAACTCTACGGCCGCGGCGGCGCCGACGACGGCTACGCGATCTATGCCAGCATTACCGCGCTCGCCGCGCTGGACGCGCAAGGTATCGAGCGTCCGCGTTGCGTCGGTCTGATCGAAACCTGCGAGGAGTCGGGCAGCTACGATCTGCTGCCGTACGTCGACGTCTTGCGCGAGCGACTCGGCAAGGTCGGGCTCGTCGTGTGTCTCGATTCGGGCGCGGGCAACTACGATCAACTGTGGCTCACCACGTCGCTGCGCGGACTCGTGGCCGGCGACCTCGAAGTGCAGGTGCTCGACGAAGGCATTCACTCGGGCGGTTACGGCGGTATCGCGCCGTCGAGCTTCCGCATCATGCGGCAACTGTTCGACCGTCTCGAAGACTCCGCGAACGGCACGCTGCTGCCGAAGGGCTTCCACGTTCAGATTCCGGCCGACCGCCTGCGCGAAGCGGAAGCGACCGCGAAGATTCTCGGCGACGACGTCTGGAAGAAACTGCCGTGGGCCTGCGGCGAGAACGGCCGCCAGGTGCTGCCCACCACCACCAATCCGCAGGAAGCGCTGCTCAATTCGACGTGGCGTCCGTCGTTGTCGGTGACCGGCGCGGCGGGCATGCCCGCGCTCGCCGATGCCGGCAACGTGCTGCGTCCGCGCACCGCGTTCAAGCTGTCGCTGCGTCTGCCGCCGATGATCGAAGCGGAGAAGGCCGTCGCCGAACTGAAGGCGCTGCTCGAAGTCGATCCGCCGTACAACGCGAAGGTGACGTTCAAGCCGGACGCGGGCGCGGCGAGCGGCTGGAGCGCGCCCGATCTCGCACCGTGGCTCGCCACCGCGCTCAACGACGCATCGCGTCAACACTATGGCGCCGACGTCGCGTACATGGGGCAGGGCGGCACGATTCCGTTGATGAACGTGCTGAAGGCGGGCTTCCCGAAATCGCAGTTCATGGTGTGCGGCGTGTTGGGGCCGAAGTCGAATGCGCACGGGCCGAACGAGTTCCTGCATGTGCCGTACGGCAAGAAGCTGACCGCCGCGGTGGCCGATGTGATCGCCGCCGCGCCGTGA
- a CDS encoding crotonase/enoyl-CoA hydratase family protein, with product MNLHSHHACRPFIEAGNLSQISAYYEEGRNIMWMMLRAQPRPCFNLDLVHDILGLAQAARESGLQIDFWVTGSLIPTMYNVGGDLDFFAETIRSGKRQALMAYARACVDCVHAAARGFDTGAISIAMVEGTALGGGFEAALAHHFLLAQNDARMGFPEIAFNLFPGMGGYSLVARKAGMRLAEELIGVGESHTAEWHYGKGLVDQLFEPGDAYLATRTFIDTLKPKMNGIRAMLRARQRVLQLSRAELMEITEDWVDAAFTIEEKDLAFMERLVTLQNRRTSNMRQAATSAANFA from the coding sequence ATGAATCTGCATAGCCACCACGCCTGCCGTCCGTTCATCGAAGCCGGCAACCTGTCGCAAATCTCCGCTTACTATGAAGAAGGCCGCAACATCATGTGGATGATGTTGCGAGCGCAACCGCGTCCCTGTTTCAACCTCGATCTGGTGCATGACATTCTGGGGCTCGCGCAGGCGGCGCGAGAGTCGGGGCTGCAGATCGATTTCTGGGTGACCGGGTCGTTGATTCCGACCATGTACAACGTCGGCGGCGATCTCGATTTCTTCGCCGAAACGATTCGTTCGGGCAAGCGTCAGGCGCTGATGGCCTACGCGCGGGCCTGTGTGGATTGCGTGCATGCCGCGGCGCGCGGCTTCGACACCGGCGCGATTTCGATCGCGATGGTGGAGGGCACGGCGCTCGGCGGCGGCTTCGAGGCGGCGCTCGCCCATCATTTCCTGCTGGCGCAGAACGATGCGCGCATGGGCTTCCCGGAGATCGCGTTCAATCTGTTCCCGGGCATGGGCGGGTACTCGCTGGTGGCGCGCAAGGCCGGCATGCGGCTCGCCGAGGAATTGATCGGCGTGGGGGAATCGCATACGGCGGAATGGCACTACGGCAAGGGGCTGGTCGATCAGTTGTTCGAACCCGGCGACGCCTATCTCGCCACGCGCACGTTTATCGATACGCTCAAGCCGAAGATGAACGGCATTCGCGCGATGTTGCGGGCCCGCCAGCGCGTGCTGCAATTGTCGCGTGCCGAACTGATGGAAATTACCGAAGACTGGGTGGACGCTGCTTTCACGATCGAGGAGAAGGACCTCGCCTTCATGGAGCGGCTGGTGACGCTGCAAAACCGCCGCACGTCCAACATGCGCCAGGCGGCTACCAGCGCGGCCAACTTCGCGTGA